One window of the Apium graveolens cultivar Ventura unplaced genomic scaffold, ASM990537v1 ctg73, whole genome shotgun sequence genome contains the following:
- the LOC141703992 gene encoding uncharacterized protein LOC141703992 yields the protein MNFAAWNVRGINKAPHQKELQSFISVNNVHFMGILETKVKSDKAPIISKKVKKEWKWLFNYTHHYNGRVWVGWNPEFWDISLHSMTSQVITCNAVFLEKNLTFLVSFIYAHNDAVDRAPLWDYCLNLSSTSSPWCLLGDFNCVTNLSEISGGREHFTPDMQAFQDCLANCGLDRVRTVGDIFTWSNKRLLNPVFKCLDRMVANGAWFNLFTEGNSQDFFEVVDKAWSKPCTGNSYARFACKLKELKVLLRQFNKDHGNVSSNVSTARANLEEFQLNMLNTEDASLLSVENNLIKDLNLALAEEESLFLQKSRVKWMGLGDGNNSFFHQQCKAHWNRNKILVLQDESGTMVHGQQLCADVAVRYFQQLLGP from the exons ATGAATTTTGCAGCATGGAATGTTAGGGGCATCAACAAAGCCCCTCACCAAAAAGAGTTGCAATCTTTTATTTCTGTAAATAATGTGCATTTCATGGGAATTCTAGAAACCAAGGTTAAGAGTGATAAAGCTCCAATAATTTCGAAGAAAGTTAAAAAAGAGTGGAAGTGGTTATTTAACTATACCCACCATTATAATGGTCGAGTTTGGGTTGGATGGAACCCTGAATTTTGGGACATTTCGTTGCATTCCATGACTAGTCAAGTAATTACCTGCAATGCAGTTTTCTTAGAGAAAAACCTGACTTTTTTAGTTTCCTTTATTTATGCTCATAATGATGCAGTTGATAGAGCTCCCCTGTGGGATTATTGCTTGAATCTGAGCTCTACTTCTTCCCCTTGGTGCCTTCTTGGGGACTTTAATTGTGTAACTAATCTTAGTGAAATTTCAGGGGGTCGGGAACATTTCACTCCGGACATGCAAGCTTTTCAAGATTGTCTTGCTAATTGTGGTTTGGACAGGGTCCGGACTGTGGGGGATATTTTTACTTGGTCTAATAAACGTCTTCTTAATCCTGTGTTTAAATGTTTGGACAGGATGGTGGCGAATGGAGCCTGGTTTAACCTTTTTACGGAAGGGAAT TCCCAGGATTTTTTCGAAGTGGTTGATAAAGCCTGGTCAAAGCCTTGTACAGGGAACTCTTATGCTAGATTTGCTTGTAAACTCAAGGAGTTGAAGGTCCTTCTGCGTCAATTTAACAAGGACCATGGTAATGTTTCCTCTAATGTCTCAACTGCTCGAGCCAACCTTGAAGAATTTCAGCTCAATATGCTTAACACTGAGGATGCTTCTCTTCTTTCTGTGGAAAATAACCTaatcaaagatttaaatctagcTTTGGCAGAGGAGGAATCTTTGTTTTTGCAAAAGTCTAGGGTCAAATGGATGGGACTCGGTGATGGTAATAACTCCTTCTTCCATCAACAATGTAAAGCTCATTGGAATAGAAATAAAATATTGGTGCTTCAGGATGAGTCGGGAACTATGGTGCATGGTCAACAGCTATGTGCTGATGTAGCTGTTCGATATTTTCAGCAGTTGCTTGGTCCTTAA